In Actinomyces radicidentis, one genomic interval encodes:
- a CDS encoding protoporphyrinogen/coproporphyrinogen oxidase codes for MSTADGAEKPESTVTEAGAPVEDWDAVVVGGGIAGLSAAWELTRAGLRPLLVEARGYTGGLVAGGEVGGVRMDLGAEGFVMRGEGVTGMVEALGLEVAGPSGDGARLFLPPRPEDEVADDDPARGWRLHRFIKDSYLGIPSNPLAADVVEVVGREAAERAARDAELPGSVGTGPEDPADLASFVAARMGEGILDRLVRPIVAGIHTSDPSVLAADTVALGLREATARLGSLQAAVGELVERRKARKRGGKAVDVTTRGGLVALTDALREAVVAAGGEVRTRTGAQWLRAAGATTPMATGASSTADAAPLWELGIAPTGRGATPSAEPVPTGPERITRTSRLVLACSAGASLRLLGPVPGVDTTMTIPVGSPIARFTLVAHAPALAGTPVGSGLLVAPVAPDGEPAPVRAKALSHLSVKWPWIGEDLCARHGEDVQALRLSYGRPGEPRPEVDLAVVLDDVEALTGVRIAQDEVVDSLLVRWDGTLPPVTPEHRARTQRFQAEAHARAGLAVTGAWVAGTGVAAVVAHAREQAARLAGTAAEGAPNPSEGFASAGPGVAASARGTVETAFAPASTPSPTQEHRA; via the coding sequence GTGAGCACGGCGGACGGAGCCGAGAAGCCCGAGAGCACCGTCACCGAGGCAGGAGCCCCCGTCGAGGACTGGGACGCCGTCGTCGTCGGCGGCGGGATCGCCGGGCTCTCCGCGGCCTGGGAGCTCACCCGAGCCGGGCTGCGCCCCCTGCTCGTCGAGGCCCGCGGCTACACCGGTGGGCTGGTAGCCGGCGGCGAGGTCGGCGGGGTGCGCATGGACCTCGGCGCCGAGGGCTTCGTCATGCGCGGCGAGGGCGTCACCGGGATGGTCGAGGCACTCGGCCTCGAGGTGGCCGGCCCGTCGGGAGACGGCGCGCGCCTCTTCCTGCCGCCGCGCCCCGAGGACGAGGTCGCCGACGACGACCCGGCCCGCGGGTGGCGCCTCCACCGCTTCATCAAGGACTCCTACCTCGGCATCCCGAGCAACCCACTGGCCGCGGACGTCGTCGAGGTCGTCGGGCGGGAGGCCGCCGAGCGCGCCGCCCGCGACGCCGAGCTCCCCGGCAGTGTCGGCACCGGCCCGGAGGACCCCGCCGACCTCGCCTCCTTCGTCGCCGCCCGCATGGGCGAGGGGATCCTCGATCGGCTCGTGCGCCCCATCGTCGCGGGCATCCACACCTCCGACCCCTCGGTCCTCGCGGCTGACACCGTCGCACTTGGCCTGCGGGAGGCGACGGCGCGGCTCGGCTCCCTGCAGGCCGCCGTCGGCGAGCTCGTCGAGCGACGCAAGGCGCGCAAGCGCGGCGGCAAGGCCGTCGACGTCACGACCCGCGGCGGGCTCGTCGCGCTCACAGACGCGTTGCGCGAGGCCGTCGTCGCTGCGGGCGGCGAGGTACGGACGCGAACCGGCGCGCAGTGGCTGCGGGCCGCGGGCGCTACAACGCCCATGGCGACCGGCGCCTCCAGCACCGCCGACGCCGCTCCCCTCTGGGAGCTCGGGATCGCCCCGACCGGCCGCGGCGCGACGCCCTCGGCCGAGCCCGTCCCGACCGGCCCGGAGAGGATCACCCGAACGAGCCGCCTCGTCCTCGCCTGCTCGGCGGGCGCGAGCCTGCGCCTCCTCGGCCCCGTCCCGGGCGTCGACACGACCATGACGATCCCGGTCGGCTCTCCCATCGCCCGCTTCACCCTCGTCGCCCACGCGCCCGCACTGGCCGGGACCCCGGTCGGCTCCGGCCTGCTCGTCGCGCCGGTCGCCCCCGACGGCGAGCCCGCACCGGTGCGCGCCAAGGCCCTCTCGCACCTCTCGGTCAAGTGGCCGTGGATCGGCGAGGACCTGTGCGCCCGCCACGGCGAGGACGTCCAGGCGCTGCGCCTGTCCTACGGCCGCCCCGGCGAGCCGCGCCCCGAGGTCGACCTCGCCGTCGTGCTCGACGACGTCGAGGCCCTCACCGGCGTGCGGATCGCGCAGGACGAGGTCGTCGACTCCCTCCTCGTGCGCTGGGACGGCACGCTGCCGCCCGTCACCCCGGAGCACCGGGCGCGCACGCAGCGGTTCCAGGCCGAGGCCCACGCCCGCGCCGGCCTCGCCGTCACGGGAGCGTGGGTCGCCGGGACCGGGGTGGCCGCCGTCGTCGCCCACGCCCGCGAGCAGGCCGCCCGGCTGGCCGGGACCGCCGCTGAGGGAGCGCCGAACCCGTCCGAGGGCTTCGCGTCCGCCGGTCCCGGGGTGGCCGCGAGCGCGCGGGGTACGGTCGAGACAGCCTTCGCCCCAGCCAGCA